A genome region from Natronobeatus ordinarius includes the following:
- a CDS encoding sensor histidine kinase: MVTPLYDWDGGSVVISGLGVVLLGLYVGYVTTQQYYLEGPAWLFPLGFLFIVVLSVGLVYGGYWLVGSELEADFVFRVAIWCFTGLIGALSLTFWPIFYQLMVGVTIEDPLFILLVSAGIGANAGLLIGMYEMRSRHQVEQIRRARDSFSFLNSLLRHNVRNAVNVIDRYATGIAEGRRGVAPVDNARKIQTKSDQITELVENAQVLVDRADGAATLDTVDFSRLLERQLETSREAYDGVELEHAIEPDVVIHGDEILSVVVDNLVDNAVEHNDRIRPEVTVTLETHADVAVLRVADNGPGIMDRYKERVFEPARGDDGGLGLYLVDSLVTDYGGSVSLEDNEPRGTIVTVELPLA, encoded by the coding sequence ATGGTAACTCCCCTCTACGACTGGGACGGCGGCTCGGTCGTGATCTCCGGTCTCGGTGTCGTACTCCTCGGACTGTACGTCGGCTACGTCACGACCCAGCAGTACTACCTCGAGGGGCCGGCCTGGCTGTTTCCGCTCGGCTTTCTCTTCATCGTCGTCCTCTCGGTCGGGCTCGTTTACGGCGGCTACTGGCTCGTCGGGAGCGAACTCGAGGCCGACTTCGTCTTCCGGGTGGCGATCTGGTGTTTCACCGGCCTGATCGGCGCGCTCTCGCTGACGTTCTGGCCGATCTTCTACCAGTTGATGGTCGGCGTCACGATCGAGGATCCGCTGTTCATCCTGCTGGTGAGCGCCGGCATCGGGGCGAACGCCGGATTGCTCATCGGGATGTACGAGATGCGTTCGCGTCACCAGGTCGAGCAGATCAGGCGGGCACGTGACTCGTTCAGCTTTCTCAACAGCCTGTTGCGTCACAACGTCCGCAACGCGGTCAACGTGATCGACAGGTACGCGACGGGCATCGCCGAGGGGCGACGCGGTGTCGCCCCAGTCGACAACGCACGAAAGATCCAGACGAAAAGCGACCAGATTACGGAGCTCGTCGAGAACGCACAGGTGCTGGTCGACCGAGCGGATGGGGCGGCGACGCTCGACACCGTCGACTTCTCGCGCCTCCTCGAGCGCCAACTCGAGACCAGCAGAGAGGCCTACGACGGCGTCGAACTCGAGCATGCAATCGAACCGGACGTCGTCATCCACGGCGACGAGATCCTCTCGGTCGTCGTCGACAACCTCGTCGACAACGCCGTCGAGCACAACGATCGGATCCGACCGGAGGTGACCGTGACCCTCGAGACGCATGCGGACGTGGCCGTGCTCCGCGTTGCCGACAACGGGCCGGGCATCATGGATCGGTACAAAGAACGCGTCTTCGAGCCGGCCAGGGGAGACGATGGCGGCCTCGGACTCTACCTCGTCGACTCGCTCGTCACGGATTACGGCGGTTCGGTCTCCCTCGAGGACAACGAGCCCCGGGGAACGATCGTTACGGTCGAGTTACCGCTCGCCTGA
- a CDS encoding UbiA family prenyltransferase encodes MALARAGSGLEPTVRAYLSQVHPVFMLPPLAASLFGGLLAGVVDPVLASIHVVAMFAAVYTAHVKDGYVDFYVRDEDDDHPMTETGCRVGLAGATTLFVGCCVLLSLLAGWVALALTLPTWLIAYHHAPQLDTNPVTATTGYPMGIALATLGGFAVQTGTVALVPLGFALVFLVLLSGIKVIDDAGDYAYDRSIEKRTVAVVVGPARADAVAYGLMGVALVVVVGFVAFGVFPPSASGAALAFAVVALVARRAEPELATMLLIRGSYVFLAVLVAAVWFEPLAGVV; translated from the coding sequence ATGGCGCTCGCTCGAGCGGGGTCGGGACTCGAGCCGACCGTGCGAGCCTACCTCTCGCAGGTCCACCCCGTGTTCATGCTGCCGCCGCTCGCGGCCTCGCTGTTCGGCGGCCTGCTCGCCGGCGTCGTCGACCCCGTCCTCGCGTCGATCCACGTCGTCGCGATGTTCGCGGCGGTGTACACCGCCCACGTCAAGGACGGCTACGTCGACTTCTACGTCCGCGACGAGGACGACGACCACCCGATGACCGAGACCGGCTGTCGCGTCGGCCTGGCGGGCGCGACGACGCTCTTTGTAGGCTGCTGCGTACTCCTCTCGCTGCTCGCCGGCTGGGTAGCTCTCGCCCTGACGCTGCCGACGTGGCTGATCGCCTACCACCACGCCCCACAGCTCGATACGAACCCGGTGACGGCCACGACCGGCTACCCGATGGGAATCGCCCTCGCCACCCTCGGCGGCTTCGCCGTCCAGACGGGGACGGTCGCGCTCGTCCCGCTCGGCTTCGCGCTCGTCTTCCTCGTCCTCCTCTCGGGGATCAAGGTGATCGACGACGCCGGCGACTACGCCTACGACCGCTCGATCGAGAAGCGAACCGTCGCCGTCGTCGTCGGCCCCGCTCGAGCGGACGCCGTCGCCTACGGACTGATGGGGGTCGCCCTGGTCGTCGTCGTCGGCTTCGTCGCGTTCGGCGTATTTCCCCCGTCGGCGTCTGGTGCCGCGCTCGCGTTCGCCGTCGTCGCGCTCGTCGCCCGCCGGGCCGAGCCCGAACTCGCGACGATGCTGCTCATCCGGGGCTCATACGTCTTCCTCGCCGTGCTCGTCGCTGCGGTCTGGTTCGAGCCGCTCGCAGGCGTCGTATAA
- a CDS encoding thiamine pyrophosphate-binding protein → MTNRYTGAELFVDALEAYGVEYVFGNPGTTELPVIDALDGSGLEYVMAPHEDIAVGMAAGYASTRRYHADADGVAGSNVTACNPVGVVNLHLTPGLAHGLGNLYGAKMAGAPLVVTAGNHSTDFRHEEPILSGDPVAAAEPFTKWSAEVLDVETLPAMLRRAFRVALTPPTGPVFLSLPLDVTMAETDAEPERLGSIPTAGRGDAAELERAADALVEADSPAMVVGDGVARAGAGAVEAAVDLAEAAGLRVHGEILSSEVSFPADHDLWVSHVPPDEELASMLMATDTLVFVGCSTHTTVVRHEGELFPPDATYVHVSDDAWELGKNQPADAAVLGDPGEALADLAARVEARLDEDVRNERFERVRATKVALADTLEQVGEGDPTEGETRASKARLVEELNAVAPDAYVVDEGVTSKYALLTHWPFDAYGLISNKGGGLGYSLPAAVGAAIAEGDREEPRNVIGFIGDGSYLYYPHTLYSAARHDVDLTVVISDNRNYRILKENAAKLKGGDADDYDLTGLDFEPPVNLVANATSHGADAELVETPDEIGPALERALESSGPTVLDVLVHD, encoded by the coding sequence ATGACGAATCGGTACACCGGTGCGGAGCTGTTCGTCGACGCGCTGGAGGCCTACGGCGTCGAGTACGTCTTCGGCAATCCCGGAACGACCGAGCTACCTGTGATCGACGCACTCGACGGGAGTGGGCTCGAGTACGTCATGGCCCCCCACGAGGACATCGCCGTCGGGATGGCCGCCGGCTACGCGAGCACGCGGCGCTACCACGCCGACGCCGACGGCGTGGCGGGATCGAACGTCACCGCGTGCAATCCCGTCGGCGTCGTCAACCTCCACCTGACGCCGGGGCTGGCACACGGGCTGGGGAACCTCTACGGGGCGAAGATGGCCGGCGCGCCGCTCGTGGTGACGGCGGGCAACCACAGCACGGACTTCCGCCACGAGGAGCCGATCCTCTCGGGCGATCCCGTCGCGGCCGCCGAGCCGTTCACCAAGTGGAGCGCCGAGGTGCTCGACGTCGAGACGCTGCCGGCGATGCTGCGTCGAGCGTTCCGGGTCGCGCTCACGCCGCCGACGGGGCCGGTCTTCCTCTCGCTCCCGCTCGACGTGACGATGGCCGAAACCGACGCCGAACCCGAACGGCTGGGCTCGATCCCGACGGCCGGACGTGGCGACGCGGCCGAACTCGAGCGCGCGGCCGACGCCCTCGTCGAGGCCGACAGCCCGGCGATGGTCGTCGGCGACGGCGTCGCCCGGGCCGGCGCCGGAGCGGTCGAAGCGGCGGTCGACCTCGCCGAGGCAGCCGGACTGCGCGTCCACGGGGAGATCCTCTCGAGTGAGGTGAGCTTCCCTGCCGACCACGACCTGTGGGTTTCACACGTTCCGCCGGACGAGGAACTCGCGTCGATGTTGATGGCGACCGACACGCTCGTGTTCGTCGGCTGCTCGACGCACACCACGGTCGTTCGCCACGAGGGAGAGCTATTCCCGCCGGACGCGACGTACGTGCACGTTAGCGACGACGCGTGGGAGCTCGGGAAGAACCAGCCTGCCGACGCGGCCGTCCTGGGCGATCCAGGCGAGGCGCTCGCCGACCTCGCTGCCCGCGTCGAAGCGCGGCTCGACGAGGACGTTCGAAACGAGCGGTTCGAACGGGTTCGGGCGACGAAAGTCGCCCTCGCCGACACGCTCGAGCAGGTCGGCGAGGGCGACCCCACCGAGGGCGAGACGCGCGCGTCGAAAGCCCGACTCGTGGAGGAACTCAACGCGGTCGCGCCGGATGCGTACGTCGTCGACGAGGGCGTGACCTCGAAGTACGCCCTGCTCACCCACTGGCCCTTCGACGCGTACGGCCTGATCTCGAACAAGGGCGGCGGCCTCGGCTACAGCCTCCCGGCGGCCGTCGGCGCGGCCATCGCCGAGGGAGACCGCGAGGAGCCGCGGAACGTGATCGGCTTCATCGGCGACGGCTCGTACCTCTACTACCCGCACACGCTCTACTCGGCGGCCCGACACGACGTCGACCTCACCGTCGTGATCTCTGACAATCGCAACTACCGCATCCTCAAAGAGAACGCGGCGAAGCTCAAAGGCGGCGACGCCGACGACTACGACCTCACCGGGCTCGACTTCGAGCCCCCAGTAAACCTCGTCGCAAACGCGACGAGCCACGGCGCCGACGCCGAACTCGTCGAGACGCCCGACGAAATCGGACCCGCCCTCGAGCGCGCGCTCGAGTCCAGCGGGCCGACGGTGCTCGACGTCCTGGTCCACGACTGA
- a CDS encoding FAD-binding oxidoreductase has product MSDCSFLSGLELDDDQVSFDEGRRESHGADWGAQRAGRVVLPDAVVYPESAADVSAVLAAATDHGVPVTPYAAGSGLEGNAVPAHGGISLDLTRMDSIVDYRPDDFQIDVGPGVIGAAVDEHVARDGLFFPPLPSSGDISTVGGMIATDASGMKTVKYGEVSDWVRRLEVVLADGTVLEAGTRAAKSSSGYNLKELFVGSEGTLGVITEATLELSGRPEQIRGGRAIFETLDDAAEAISETIRTEVDVATIELLDDTSATMANAYLDTDLPDAPMVFLEFHANHGIDEEIALCRTIFESHDVLEFEIAADEREMDELWRARRELAYAATSYDPDRVPIHPGDVTVPISAYPEIVRYAKGLEAEYNLVIPCFGHAGDGNLHYTALIDRDDPEEVELGEELYGRIVHRAIELGGTATGEHGVGEGKQRYLEPEHGEAAVETMRAIKLTLDPTDTLNPGKLFPETVDGGRLERPPE; this is encoded by the coding sequence ATGTCAGACTGTTCGTTCCTCTCGGGGCTCGAGCTCGACGACGACCAGGTATCGTTCGACGAGGGGCGGCGAGAGAGCCACGGCGCCGACTGGGGGGCGCAACGGGCGGGCCGGGTGGTGCTCCCCGACGCCGTCGTCTACCCGGAGTCGGCGGCGGACGTCTCGGCCGTGCTGGCCGCCGCGACCGACCACGGGGTGCCCGTGACGCCGTACGCCGCCGGGTCGGGACTCGAGGGCAACGCCGTCCCCGCTCACGGCGGGATCAGCCTCGATCTGACCCGGATGGATTCGATCGTCGACTATCGCCCCGACGACTTCCAGATCGACGTCGGTCCCGGCGTCATCGGCGCGGCCGTCGACGAACACGTCGCCCGGGACGGGCTGTTCTTCCCGCCGCTGCCGTCGTCGGGCGACATCTCGACGGTCGGCGGGATGATCGCGACTGACGCCAGCGGCATGAAGACGGTCAAGTACGGCGAGGTTAGCGACTGGGTACGCCGGCTGGAAGTCGTCCTCGCCGACGGGACGGTCCTCGAGGCCGGGACGCGAGCGGCCAAGAGCTCGAGCGGCTACAACCTCAAAGAGCTGTTCGTCGGCAGCGAAGGGACCCTCGGCGTGATCACCGAGGCGACGCTCGAGCTGTCGGGCCGACCCGAACAGATCCGCGGCGGGCGGGCGATCTTCGAGACGCTCGACGACGCCGCCGAGGCGATCTCCGAGACGATCCGCACGGAAGTCGACGTGGCGACGATCGAACTGCTCGACGACACGAGCGCGACGATGGCCAACGCCTACCTCGACACCGACCTTCCCGACGCCCCGATGGTCTTTCTCGAGTTCCACGCCAACCACGGGATCGACGAAGAGATCGCCCTCTGTCGGACGATCTTCGAGAGCCACGACGTCCTCGAGTTCGAGATCGCTGCCGACGAACGCGAGATGGACGAGCTCTGGCGCGCCCGGCGAGAACTCGCGTACGCGGCGACGAGCTACGATCCCGATCGGGTGCCGATCCACCCGGGCGACGTGACGGTCCCCATCAGCGCCTATCCGGAGATCGTCCGCTACGCGAAGGGCCTCGAAGCCGAATACAACCTCGTCATCCCCTGTTTCGGCCACGCGGGCGACGGCAACCTCCACTACACCGCCCTGATCGACCGCGACGATCCCGAGGAGGTCGAACTGGGCGAGGAGCTCTACGGCCGGATCGTCCACCGGGCGATCGAGCTCGGCGGGACGGCGACGGGCGAACACGGCGTCGGCGAGGGCAAACAGCGCTATCTCGAGCCCGAACACGGCGAGGCGGCGGTCGAGACGATGCGCGCGATCAAGCTGACGCTCGACCCGACGGACACGCTGAACCCGGGGAAGCTCTTTCCCGAGACGGTCGACGGCGGACGGCTCGAGCGGCCGCCGGAGTGA
- a CDS encoding HEWD family protein encodes MSAQLKKPTVRECERCGRRERWDAELEAWQIEREDGERLAGNPHCIHEWDINGTFNPLNGH; translated from the coding sequence ATGAGCGCACAGCTGAAGAAACCAACCGTACGCGAGTGCGAGCGATGCGGACGGCGAGAACGGTGGGACGCGGAGCTCGAAGCGTGGCAGATCGAACGCGAAGATGGCGAGAGACTGGCCGGCAACCCCCACTGCATCCACGAGTGGGACATCAACGGCACGTTCAACCCCCTCAACGGTCACTGA
- a CDS encoding 50S ribosomal protein L11, whose translation MAGTIEVLVPGGQANPGPPLGPELGPTPVDVQAVVNEINEQTAAFDGTEVPVTIDYEDDGTYEIEVGVPPTAALVKDEAGFETGSGEPQKDFVADLSIDQVKKIAEQKKPDLLAYDNKNAAKEVVGTCASMGVTIEGVDAREFKAKVDDGEYDDVLAE comes from the coding sequence ATGGCTGGAACCATCGAAGTGCTCGTTCCGGGTGGCCAGGCCAACCCTGGCCCGCCGCTCGGTCCCGAGCTCGGACCGACGCCCGTCGACGTACAGGCGGTCGTCAACGAGATTAACGAGCAGACTGCGGCGTTCGACGGCACGGAAGTGCCCGTCACGATCGACTACGAGGACGACGGCACCTACGAGATCGAAGTCGGCGTCCCACCGACGGCGGCACTTGTCAAAGACGAAGCCGGCTTCGAGACGGGAAGCGGCGAGCCACAGAAGGACTTCGTCGCCGACCTCTCGATCGACCAGGTGAAGAAGATCGCCGAGCAGAAGAAACCCGACCTGCTCGCGTACGACAATAAAAACGCCGCGAAAGAGGTCGTCGGCACCTGCGCCTCGATGGGCGTCACCATCGAGGGCGTCGACGCTCGCGAGTTCAAGGCGAAAGTCGACGACGGCGAGTACGACGACGTACTTGCCGAGTGA
- a CDS encoding class I SAM-dependent methyltransferase, whose protein sequence is MTDSVQAYLESKRTVDDRALNRRVWSRLADELAACARGQDQPVRIVEVGAGIGAMVARLAAWDALPPCVSYRAVDVDAGSIAFAKANLPTWLESAGYAVERTADGLVARRDDRCLLEVTLETADAFSIADEADAVIAAAFLDVVDLERALTTLPELARDGGVLYAPITFDGGTAFSPVDPLDETIERLYHRHMDELRDQPGSSRAGRRLMTRLPAHGHDVLAAGGADWLVSPHDSGYPADEAAFLRHLLETIDGALTDYSSEALEPAARERWVERRRRELERGEFVLVAHHLDVLARV, encoded by the coding sequence GTGACCGACTCGGTACAGGCCTACCTCGAGAGCAAGCGCACCGTCGACGACCGCGCGCTGAATCGGCGGGTCTGGTCGCGCTTGGCCGACGAGCTCGCCGCGTGTGCACGTGGCCAGGATCAGCCCGTCCGAATCGTCGAAGTCGGCGCCGGAATCGGGGCGATGGTCGCTCGCCTCGCGGCGTGGGATGCGCTTCCGCCATGCGTCTCCTACCGCGCGGTCGACGTCGACGCCGGGAGCATCGCGTTCGCGAAGGCGAACCTCCCGACGTGGCTCGAGTCGGCGGGTTACGCCGTCGAACGGACGGCAGACGGGCTCGTCGCGCGTCGGGACGATCGATGCCTGCTCGAGGTCACACTCGAGACGGCGGACGCCTTCTCCATCGCTGACGAGGCCGATGCCGTGATCGCTGCGGCGTTTCTCGACGTGGTCGACCTCGAGCGCGCGCTGACGACGCTTCCGGAGCTCGCCCGGGACGGTGGCGTCCTGTACGCCCCGATCACGTTCGACGGCGGAACGGCCTTTTCGCCGGTCGATCCGCTCGACGAGACGATCGAACGACTGTATCACCGCCACATGGACGAGCTCCGGGACCAGCCGGGGAGCAGCCGGGCGGGCCGTCGGCTGATGACGCGGCTGCCGGCACACGGCCACGACGTGCTCGCCGCCGGCGGGGCCGACTGGCTCGTCAGCCCCCACGACTCGGGCTATCCGGCCGACGAAGCGGCGTTTCTGAGACACCTGCTCGAGACGATCGACGGCGCGCTCACAGACTACTCGAGCGAGGCGCTCGAGCCGGCGGCTCGCGAGCGGTGGGTCGAGCGACGACGCCGGGAACTCGAGCGGGGCGAATTCGTCCTCGTGGCTCACCACCTCGACGTGCTCGCTCGCGTGTGA
- the cutA gene encoding divalent-cation tolerance protein CutA: MPTVYITVPLPAADELVETLLEERLVACVNHLPIRSTYRWDGEIHRDEEALLLAKTTDEAYDDLVDRIQELHPHDVPCIERFDEDHVLESYATWCADVVDAE; encoded by the coding sequence ATGCCCACCGTCTACATCACCGTCCCGCTGCCGGCGGCCGACGAGCTCGTCGAAACGCTGCTCGAGGAGCGCCTCGTCGCCTGCGTCAACCACCTGCCGATCAGGTCGACCTACCGGTGGGACGGCGAGATCCACCGCGACGAGGAAGCACTCTTGCTCGCGAAGACGACCGACGAGGCCTACGACGACCTGGTCGACCGCATCCAGGAACTGCACCCACACGACGTCCCCTGCATCGAACGGTTCGACGAGGATCACGTCCTCGAGTCGTACGCGACGTGGTGTGCGGACGTCGTCGACGCCGAGTAA